The Culex pipiens pallens isolate TS chromosome 2, TS_CPP_V2, whole genome shotgun sequence DNA window CAATAATTTACCTTCCAAATGTTGACtcaaaattaaacaataaaaatgcaaatgtcAGCCGCGGTGAACCAACCCAACATCAACGCTTTGCAAAAGAGACCCATTTCTTTCCACGGCCTTCGACGAACGGAGAAGCGCACCATTTGGTTTCCTCAGTTTTTGGCCATCCACGAATAAAAATTGTCGTTTCCCACAGCTCATTCGGCCGAATGGCGGCTTCTTCTCTCCAGCCCAGGTGGACCCGTGGAATTGAGGAATGTTTTAATTATAGACGAGGGCGCGCGCGCGCGTTTtctatcaaatttgaaaaaaaagtattcttcttccagtttccaaaaaaaaacaacaactctGGTCCCAGCGAGCGCCTCCAGCGGCGTTTCTAAGTTATGTGAcagtaaaataatcaaaaatattgcCTTTCCTACTCGTTTAAATTTCACCGAAACCGAAACTCCCCTCACCCAAAAAAGGGGGTCTCGGGATGGATCCACGGACATCGTTGCATAAATCGTTGTGGGCCGTCGTCGAAATCAAACCGGCCAATGAACTgggtgagtatttttttttctcttcgacAGAGTGGCGTTGTTGCAGCAATAAtcgtgaaaataaatatttgtctaTGCGGAGCAAAATTGTTAAACTTTAGTGGGAGaagaaaatcaaaatgattgaaggATCAATCTTCCTATAGAGATGTAACGAGTTGAATATCGGTGCATTTAGTTTTATTAATGAACATATGAGCAATCTTTTCGAAATagatcttttttattattaatttttgtattttttcaatccggctgaaactttttcagTGCCTTCgaaatgcccaaagaagccattttgtatcattagttagtccctataattttccatacaaatttggcagctatccatataAATATGATAcaagaaaattctaaaatctaaatcttttgaaagaattttaagatcgatctagtgtcttcggcaaagttgcaggtaaggataagaactacactcaaaaaaatggtaaaacaaatagtgatttttaatatcaattgttgtctttttgtcactaaacttgatttgcaaaaaaaaaaaaacacttttttatcttttgatatgttttaggggacatcaaatgtcaacttttcagaaatttccagaatgtgcaaaaaatctttgaccgagttgtgATTTATTTAAtcaacactgttttttttttcaaaaaaatgaagtactggtcgcaaaaatttttaacttcatttcaatatgtaaaattgaatttgcaatcaaaaagttatttagtaaaattttgataaagtgcaccgttttcaagttttttgaaaaaagtcgcatctattcatttttttaaatgagtgcccatgttttaccacttttgaaaaaaatatttttgaaaggctgattctctataatttgctatcttgaactttgttgatacgacccttcgttgttgagatattgtcatgcaaataattaaaaacaggaaaattgaagttttctaagtctcacccaaacaacccattatTTGTCGAtgtcttagcaactaatggtccgattttcaatgttaaaataagaaaacaatcgcgaaattttctgatcttcccgaaaacaatattttcattttttaatcaaaactaacatttcaaacggacGTTATATTTAATTATTGGccagtttgaaatgttaggtaTTTTTGCGacctttttttggattttttgaaaaaatctgtgttgatacaaaaaatcacaacttggtcaaagatttcaagggtttccagcaaagCCTTAGACTggcaaataattaattattacTTTGATTTTATGCTGGTAATTCGGTAATTCATTAATTATTCAGTAATCCAAAGTAATTAGAGttcttaaaagaaattaatgcGTAATGAAAGTAATTTTGAgcaattaaacttatttttttgccaattgtcaatcttttgattttttgttaagaatcttttataacaataaataattttgatttttttttttcaaaaaaagtgttacATAAAGATTCCAAAAATGACTGGCTCTGTGAGCGTCTCCCCAACTTTTATCAATTAAAAAAGGTGATGTTGATACGCCAATTGGGGTTGATTAGTGAAGCTGATTAACAACAATAGGAAacccagattttttttgttaatctttTATCTATGCATTTTagacaaatatttgacaaaaaaatatgaataattttACAAGATTAGTTGCATTTCCTTTGAAAAGGcagtcaaaattttttttcaagttcatatAATCAATTGCGTTTATCCAATGACTCATGactaaataaaaaagttttagtggTTAAATCTCCTaaaaattagaaatattttttaaagtaaatatcTTTGAATGTggatgaaaaatgtaaaaaaaacagttagcTTCAGAATTTTTTAATACCTAATAGCTGAAATTAAATATCAATTAATCATTTAATTAGTTTATCAAACTAATTGACAATTTGCTACGATTCGAAtacaattttatcatttttaaatcattccaTATAAAAATTACCTAACTTTtctatttgtaatatttttgacCTTTTCAAGTCAGAccgttattattttaattttatgtttggtTCAAAACGCAAGGGGAATGTTTTTCTCTAAAtatctatacattttttaaggaatttgatttgcaataatctGTAAACAAGGTAAAATTAATTTAACCTCGTTGATATTTATTGTTAaagatttaaacatttaaaaaatattttgatatttatgttaaatttcgttgtaaaacatttttaattggcaaaaaattaaaagttttcttcaaaagtgtactaCAATATAATGCATTAcataacacttttttcattgaaatgtcaaaaataaatgctttcaGTCCTGCTCTGAatattcaaggattttttttataattgaattttaaaagatttattgGAAGAGCAATTTTCTTTGTATTACTTCGTTTAGAGCCAGTATTTGGAATATTGTTATTTAGTAATTAATGTAATTAACCATTTAACCCAACAATTTAAGTAATTAATTAGCaaactggcaagtaataaatgCTTCTGGAAACTCTTGagaaaaaatgccgattttttatttaactttttttattgtaaaatgaatttccaaaattcttatttttttcaaatttaattgatgGGGTAGGCCCCACCAAAGTTTcaagcaatttagaaaaaaaatcataaaaccggcTGATATATAGGCCCAGCTTGTAAAAACTTCCTTGTAAAAATCTTGTTAAACCAAACGGTACTGTTTTGTGTGATTCACTCCACACTTGAAGGATACAGCTGGCGTGAAACTCATATTATGCTCATTTAAATACGCTGCAATACTAATGAATGCTCAAAACATGTCAGTGATTTCAGTGAAGTGGACGTCAACAAGCTGTGGCAGACTCTGATTTTCAACAGTTTTCATGTTAGTTTATTTCACAAAAGATTGAATTTTTAGGATTTACATTAAACATACACATTTTTATTTACAGGATTTACAATCATCGGGATGAATTTTAtccaaaaacatgttttattcaTACTGCTTGCTTATGGAACGATGGCGCAACCCCAACTCACTACGGAACATTTTATCACGGATGCTAGAGAAACtgaaacaactttatttttaacgCGCAAATACAACTACAGAAAGCACACCGTTCATATAGAAAACAAGACACAAACAGTGATCTTACGGTGTGATTTTGATGGAAGTCCAAAGCCCGCAGAAATCGAATGGGCTTTCAACGGAAACACGCTGAAAAAAGATGCGTACGGTATCAGGAGGGAGAATGTATcacttgaaattttaattccaAGCGTTTATCACAACGGAGAGTACAAATGTCATGCGTGTAACAGCGTTGAATGCGTTTATTCGACAACTGTGCTTAAACTGACATTTCAAATCGAggcaaattcaatgaaaaacaTTTCGGTTGAGGAAGGACTTGGGGCAGTTTTTGATTGTACGTTATCTGTGGATCATCATTACGCCAAcatgtttgtatttttcaagCAGCGATTTATGAATGAATCTGATGCAAGGAAAACAATGATTGATTTGTACAACAGTGATAAAGATTATGAGCAGTTGGGTGAAGATCAGATCATAGTTAAGCATAATAAAGACCGACAAATGTTTATTGAAAGAGTTGAAATTAAACACGCAGGATGGTACTCGTGTGTAGCAGGGGTTTATGATACAACAAATTATAACTATAAATATATTGCATATAAAAGTGCATACTTGGAGGTTTTACCACAGACCTTATCAGGCGCAGTCATCTCAGGAATAGTGGTTTTGTGTATTATGTTGGTTGTTTTAGCACTAGTGTCGGTTGTAGTGTATAGGCGTATGAggttgaacaaaaaatattacgaACGATTGGTCAAGATTGTGACTGTTCGAAATGAACCTAGTTATAACGATTATGTGGGCTTTCAAGTTCCAATAGTTTCAATTGAAACGAGAAGGTTATTAACGGCTGTGAGGACACGCAATGAACCTGCTGCAGTTTTAGAATACGAGTATGATGTTGGTTTGGAGTGGGAATTCCCACGCGAGAAGCTAACCCTAGCCAATCAGCTAGGAGCAGGAGCATTTGGAAATGTCGTCTTGGCGGTTGCTGAAGGACTGCTCTTTGAAGGAGTTGATACCCCGGTAGCAGTTAAAATGCTGAAGGACGAACACACAGACGATGACGTGAAAGATCTGGTTTGTGAAatggaaattatgaaaaagaTTGGAAATCATCCCAATGTCGTCAGTTTGCTCGGAAGTTGCACCAGGAACGGACCATTATTCGTAATAGTGGAATATGCGGTCCACGGAAATTTAAAGAGCTTTCTCCATGATCATCGCTCTGAAAGTACAACAACCCTCACCACCAATCAACTCGTGTCGTTTGCGTCACAAATCGCATCCGGAATGCAGCACCTCTCGTCGATGAAGCTGATTCACCGTGATTTGGCCGCGCGAAACATTCTGGTCAGCGAAGGATTCGTCATGAAGATCGCCGATTTCGGACTAGCACGGGATGTCCACAACCAGGAGTACTACCGGAAGATGACGTCTGGAAAGTTACCGATGCGTTGGATGGCCCCGGAATCGCTGGAGGAACGATTCTTCAACACAAAGAGTGATGTCTGGTCGTTTGGAGTTTTGCAGTGGGAAATTATGACGCTTGGACGAGACCCGCACCCGTTTGTGGCGGATTGGCAATCTTTTCTGGAATATCTGAAGCAAGGCCATAGGCTGGAGCAGCCGACGAACTGTCCGGACGAGATTTATCaacttacacggagaaaaaaccgttccgaaaatcgtgaacaatgtACCACGAAATCGGGAACAACGTGATATTCCATGGTACGCGAACGTACCATGAACACTTTCCATGAACAAATCGCAAATCGTGAACGTTTGTTCACGCGGTTTAGAAATTGAAGCACTCTAGCGGATAAAAATGGTACTACGTTTTGGGTTGGTGTCAGTGGTGTAGTATTTCTTTGATGACTCTGCCATCTGGTGGCCATTTTTGGGCTCAGGGAAATGCGTTGCCATCTGGTGGCCAGTAACCAAACTACAAAAATCATCATGGcgttgaaattaattaattttttattgacaaaaacacATCACTTTacaaataaacactttttttcgctACCTGCAGTAAGAAATCACACATGGCTGGACCTGCAGTGGTTCAATCTGGTGGCCATCCCGATTTTTGTTGCACCGATGAAGACGGGAAGGTTAGAAGATGCCAGTGGCCGCCTGGAAGAATCTGACGCGGGAACATCTGTAAAGTAtgtttttgttaacaaaattttcagCATCAAACATATAAAAACTTACCGAAATATTTGATAAGATGGCAATCCGGACAGAAAATTCTGTAGGATCTTCGCCGATGGCCTAAAACAGCGGTCATAATCTGTAGAATCGGATGGTTTCGTCGAAGCTGTAAAGTAAGGAAACTAATCAACTTATATCAAAGAAAACATTCTTAAATTTACTTACCTCAATAATTTGCCACATCCGCTTGCCAGCCCCAACACCTAGTTTTTGTTTTCTCCGGGATTCCGGAACAATTTGGTTCCTCCCGCTGCTGCGGTTTTGTTTTCAAGCACGCTCCTGACGTTTGAAATGAAACGAGCCGTGGGCGCATTCACAAATGGCGCAGTGTCAAATGAAACATGGGTAGTTCAGAtattacgtttttcaaaaaatattaatatttgataaatatttttctcCAACTATAAAGTTTATGTTTATTATGATTCgatatttttgcgaaaaaaaagtttttgcggtgctgtacattgtaatttcatgtaagttgaaaatatttttaaactagtccaaacatgttaaatgtGGTTATCAATGCTGAAAAAGGCATttaagattgttctcagttgaatagacttctatttccattgaaatttagatatttttttgaaaaaaattctttttgcccccttatttttccgaccaattttgaaagggtggggggggggggggtgacataagCTTTGTTGTTTAATGATTAAAtggttaaatgtttaaatgtttaaatgtttaaatgtttaaatatttaaatgtttaaatgtttaaatgtttaaatgtttaaatgtttaactgtttaaatgtttaaatgtttaaatgtttaaatgtttaaatgtttaaatgtttcaatgtttaaatgtttaaatgtttaaatgtttaaatgtttaaatgtttaaatgtttaaatgtttaaatgtttgaatgtttaaatgtttaaatgtttaaatgtttaaatgtttaaatgtttaaatgttgaaatgtttaaatgtttaaatgtttaaatgtttaaatgtttaaatgtttaaatgtttaaatgtttaaatgtttaaatgtttaaatgtttaaatgtttaaatgtttaaatgtttaaatgtttaaatgtttaaatgtttaaatgtttaaatgtttaaatgttttaatgttttaatgttttaatgttttaatgtttaaatgtttaaatgtttaaatgtttaaatgtttaaatgtttaaatgtttaaatgtttaaatgtttaaatgtttaaatgtttaaatgtttaaatgtttaaatgtttaaatgtttaaatgtttaaatgtttaaatgtttaaatgtttaaatgtttaaatgattaaatgtttaaatgtttaaatgtttaaatgtttaaatgtttaaatgtttaaatgtttaaatgtttaaatgtttaaatgtttaaatgtttaaatgtttaaatgtttaaatgttttaatgttttaatgttttaatgttttaatgttttaatgtttaaatgtttaaatgtttaaatgtttaaatgtttaaatgtttaaatgtttaaatgtttaaatgtttaaatgtttaaatgtttaaatgtttaaatgtttaaatgtttaaatgtttaaatgtttaaatgtttaaatgtttaaatgtttaaatgtttaaatgtttaaatgtttaaatgtttaaatgtttaaatgtttaaatgtttaaatgtttaaatgtttaaatgtttaaatgtttaaatgtttaaatgtttaaatgtttaaatgtttaaatgtttaaatgtttaaatgtttaaatgtttaaatgttgaaatgtttaaatgtttaaatgtttaaatgtttaaatgtttaaatgtttaaatgtttaaatgtttaaatttttaaatgtttaaatgtttaaatgtttaaatgtttaaatgtttaaatttttaaatgtttaaatgtttaaatgtttaaatgtttaaatgtttaaatgtttaaatgtttaaatgtttaaatgtttaaatgtttaaatgtttaaatgtttaaatgtttaaatgtttaaatttttaaatgtttaaatgtttaaatgtttaaatgtttaaatgtttaaatgtttaaatgtttaaatgtttaaatgtttaaatgtttaaatgtttaaatgtttaaatgtttaaatgtttaaatgtttaaatgtttaaatgtttaaatgtttaaatgtttaaatgtttaaatgtttaaatgtttaaatgtttaaatgtttaaatgtttaaatgtttaaatgtttaaatgtttaaatgtttaaatgtttaaatgtttaaatgtttaaatgtttaaatgtttaaatgtttaaatgtttaaatgtttaaaatgtttaaatgtttaaatgtttaaatgtttaaatgtttaaatgtttaaatgtttaaatgtttaaatgtttaaatgtttaaatgtttaaatgtttaaatgtttaaatgtttaaatgtttaaatgtttaaatgtttaaatgtttaaatgtttaaatgtttaaatgtttaaatgtttaaatgtttaaatgtttaaatgtttaaatgtttaaatgtttaaatgtttaaatgtttaaatgtttaaatgtttaaatgtttaaatgtttaaatgtttaaatgtttaaatgtttaaatgtttaaatgtttaaatgtttaaatgtttaaaggtttaaatgtttaaatgtttaaatgtttaaatgtttaaatgtttaaatgtttaaatgtttaaatgtttaaatgtttaaatgtttaaatgtttaaatgtttaaatgtttaaatgtttaaatgtttaaatgtttaaatgtttaaatgtttaaatgtttaaatgtttaaatgtttaaatgtttaaatgtttatatgtttaaatgtttaaatgtttaaatgtttaaatgtttaaatgtttaaatttttaaatgtttaaatgtttaaatgtttaaatgtttaaatgtttaaatgtttaaatgtttaaatgtttaaatgtttaaatgtttaaatgtttaaatgtttaaatgtttaaatgtttaaatgtttaaatgtttaaatgtttaaatgttttaatgtttaaatgtttaaatgtttaaatgtttaaatgtttaaatgtttaaatgtttaaatgtttaaatgtttaaatgtttaaatgtttaaatgtttaaatgtttaaatgtttaaatgtttaaatgtttaaatgtttaaatgtttaaatgtttaaatgtttaaatgtttaaatgtttaaatgtttaaatgtttaaatgtttaaatgtttaaatgtttaaatgtttaaatgttaaatgtttaaatgtttaaatgtttaaatgtttaaatgtttaaatgtttaaatgtttaaatgtttaaatgtttaaatgtttaaatgtttaaatgtttaaatgtttaaatgtttaaatgtttaaatgtttaaatgtttaaatgtttaaatgtttaaatgtttaaatgtttaaatgtttaaatgtttaaatgtttaaatgtttaaatgtttaaatgtttaaatgtttaaatgtttaaatgtttaaatgtttaaatgtttaaatgtttaaatgtttaaatgtttaaatgtttaaatgtttaaatgtttaaatgtttaaatgtttaaatgtttaaatgtttaaatgtttaaatgtttaaatgtttaaatgtttaaatgtttaaatgtttaaatgttttaatgttttaatgtttaaatgtttaaacaattttactattttacaattttacaattttacaattttacaattttacaattttacaattttacaattttacaattttacaattttacaattgaacaatttaacaatttaacaattttacaattttataattttacaattttacaattttacaattttacaattttacaattttacaattttacaattttacaattttacaattttacaattttacaattttacaattttacaattttacaattttacaattttacaattttacaattttacaattttacaattttacaattttacaattttacaattttacaattttacaattttacaattttacaattttacaattttacaattttacaattttacaattttacaattttacaattttacaattttacaattttacaattttacaattttacaattttacaattttacaattttacaattttacaattttacaattttacaattttacaattttacaattttacaattttacaattttacaattttacaattttacaattttacaattttacaattttacaattttacaattttacaattttacaattttacaattttacaattttacaattttacaattttacaattttacaattttacaattttacaattttacaattttacaattttacaattttacaattttacaattttacaattttacaattttacaattttacaattttacaattttacaattttacaattttacaattttacaattttacaattttacaattttacaattttacaatgttacaattttacaattttacaattttacaattttacaattttacaattttacaattttacaattttacaattttacaattttacaattttacaattttacaattttacaattttacaattttacaattttacaattttacaattttacaattttacaattttacaattttacaattttacaattttacaattttacaattttacaattttacaattttacaattttacaattttacaattttacaattttacaattttacaattttacaattttacaattttacaattttacaattttacaattttacaattttacaattttacaattttacaattttacaattttacaattttacaattttacaattttacaattttacaattttacaattttacaattttacaattttacaattcaaattgatttgcttgaatgttaaaattattgaaaaaataactaaattcatttatgtttgatttatttgaatttatcttaATGACCCAATTTGCTTAGGGACCCTATTTGGATTCACTTCTTTGACGTCATCCGAAGGCCAAAGTCGGGCGCAACGAAACATGTCTGTGCGTGATTTCGTTTGCTCCTTCGCATGCAGCCGACGAAATTCCACCTGCAGATAGCGCTGATTCCTTGACACAAACTCTGGTACACAACGCCATCTAACGAAAACAATGTGTAAACTTCTAAACATAAAATGTGTTCCCGATTTTGTGAACACTGTTCACGATATCGTAAACATTTCAACATGATTTCGTGATCaagttcatgatttcatgaacatTTAATGTACGCGAAAACATGAACATTTTTTCACGAATTTCGGAAcggttttttctccgtgtatggaGGCATGCTGGGAGTTCAACCCGGAAAATCGTCCGACATTTGAACAAATTAGTGCTGTGTTCGAAAATATTAGATTGGCGAATACTCTTGATGTGGAGTTGATGCCAAGATTGAATTATGCAATCATTATGCCGGCTACCGCAGTTTAGGACCAACTTATTACAAACGGTATTTAAAgtaaatagaaataaaatattgaataaacatTATTCGCTGCTAcaaaaatgtctggcatgaaCTAAAACAAAATATACGATAAAGTTGCGAGTTTCTGATTCAATAATCTCACAGCACTACTGAATCATCAAACAGGATTGAATTCGTTCGCAAAGGGAAATGTCCAATGTCATGCTCAATGGTGCATATTTAATTGTTACCGAGGACgtagcatgttttttttttatcaaataccgTTGATAATATTTCTTTGGgaatgagtttaaaaaaaataaaatttctatgattaattttttatcgaatttgacaaaataaaaccggtttttgaaattcatacaatgaaaaaaaaaaaatcaaaaattatacacCAAACCTCATTCACCGAACTAGTTCGCGTTGGTCATTTGTTGGAACATCCCCGCCCATCAAAGAGTGGTGTAGCAACAAAACCACTTCACTTTGTGGTTGCATTGCGCAATCTAGTGGCAATTTAAGACAACGTTCTCGAGAAAGCAGAGTGCGCACTTACTGCCCTCGAGGGTTTCTTCTTCCTTCTGCGTTATTGGTTCCAACAGCAGCATCATCGCTTCCTCGAAGTCAGCCAGTTTTCATTGATATAGCGGTCGGTTGCTGCTCTTGCAGCTGCAAATGGCCAGAACGTGTCCGACCCAAAGCAAACATTAATAGCCGAGGACGCGTCTTCGACAAGTATTAGCGCCAGGGTATGTAGTTTGCTTCCCTCGGCTCCCCCGCCCCAGACTCGTTCCCCGGCGGTTTGAGGTCTTATTAACCCTTGACAGCATGGTTAACATTAAAAAGTGTAACAAGAattcaatttcataaaaatataaagaatttcaaGATCTACCAGCTGACAAGGAAGGCGCCAATATTGATCAGCCCATCTGCAGTAGACTTCTGCTGAGGGTTACAAAGCGCTGGCGGCCGCCGCcgttgaagaaaaatcaatagCGCATCTTTGCTCGGTCTCGGAGTTTTCATCAGCTCGTTTACCCTCCCCTCTCGGACCAAAACCCGCCCCCTTAGTCAGTCAGCTGATGCAACTCGCGAGCTTTCATGCTGCAAAGCTTCTCGCGGCGATGTTCATGCGGCGATGATAGTTATGGGCATTAAAACTGCGACGGCTCTCCCAGTAATCGGGAAAGTCTTGAGCAGTTCGTTGGATGAGGGGGATGGGGGAATTATGAAGAACCAGCCAACTTTTGCCAGAACCATCAAGTTGGGCGCTTGGAGCGGGAGGTTCGTGATGAGAAAAATGCATCGACTGGTTTCCTCTTGGCTTCTAAAATGCAACACTTGAAGAGTGACTGAGAGAGGGGGAAGGAGGGACGGGGTGTTACTGAGCCAAGAAAAATCGACAATTGCCCCGAGTTAGTTCGCGGATAATAGCCAGAGACGTGGAAAACGATCCACTTTCGTGTCGTTATGAATATGATAGTTCTTGGAAGAAGTACTGGACGGTGGAGAGACTTCAGGCTTGAGAGAGACTGTCAAGCAAAGCAGGAGAGGTTTGATCCTGTCGTTCTAGTTttgaagaacaattttttttaaataaatttaaaattaaagcaaCACGCTTTGCACATTATTACATTTCTTCTACtgaaaattgcaacattttttttttaattgtggctTTATACAAGATAAATCTGTTTATAAAActtcgtgtatttttctttcagtgtattttttcagaaagcctaatttcctagtttgtctttgatcacttttttaaatatttaaaaatgtttaaataatttgcGCCCTTCTACAACGTCATTTTTGAaagcaactggctccatatacacagtGTATTACACACACATGTCTACAAAGAATaattgaaatcgaagagggtcgggtacaaaagaaacagaaaaaaatctgatttgagCTGAAATTGCTCAATATTATTATGGCAGTTTTGTATCGATTAGAAATTACGCAATTAGATTACCTTGACAAATTTAATTCTCCTGCAAGATAGACAAATATTTAGAATAGTTATTTTTTatccaaaatattttgattgaattatttttcaattcaatttgttatTAAGATCATAATTTTGAACCTTGCTACACTTAGATTTCAtatcgaaatttcaaaaaaaaaaatcaaattattcgctctacagcattgccttggcgttctcgattgcgagattcctactcgaaactaggtgtccgaaggcttgattgttgaggcaattgcaaacctctttttacacctaagcttctatccaccccgggattcgaactgacgacctttggattgtgagttcaactgcctaccacacccaaacgaaaaatat harbors:
- the LOC120423240 gene encoding fibroblast growth factor receptor homolog 1-like — encoded protein: MAQPQLTTEHFITDARETETTLFLTRKYNYRKHTVHIENKTQTVILRCDFDGSPKPAEIEWAFNGNTLKKDAYGIRRENVSLEILIPSVYHNGEYKCHACNSVECVYSTTVLKLTFQIEANSMKNISVEEGLGAVFDSLVSVVVYRRMRLNKKYYERLVKIVTVRNEPSYNDYVGFQVPIVSIETRRLLTAVRTRNEPAAVLEYEYDVGLEWEFPREKLTLANQLGAGAFGNVVLAVAEGLLFEGVDTPVAVKMLKDEHTDDDVKDLVCEMEIMKKIGNHPNVVSLLGSCTRNGPLFVIVEYAVHGNLKSFLHDHRSESTTTLTTNQLVSFASQIASGMQHLSSMKLIHRDLAARNILVSEGFVMKIADFGLARDVHNQEYYRKMTSGKLPMRWMAPESLEERFFNTKSDVWSFGVLQWEIMTLGRDPHPFVADWQSFLEYLKQGHRLEQPTNCPDEIYQLMEACWEFNPENRPTFEQISAVFENIRLANTLDVELMPRLNYAIIMPATAV